The Gammaproteobacteria bacterium nucleotide sequence CAGGCACCTCCCTGTTCTGGGTCAGACATTCCTTCAATTCGTTATCTGTAAACTCCAGCGCCGCTTCTTCACTACCCTTGAATTCACTCAATGGCAAAAACACCTTACGCTGTAACTGATACTTCATTTCCTCAACCAGCACAGGCTGAATCGCCATATCCTGTTGATGCGCTGCCACCAGATCCTGTGCCGACTGCGCGGCATAAAAACTATCGACACTCTCAGACTGTGGCGGTGAGGCATGGTGCGGCCCGACAATAAAGTGTGAACAGCCAAAATTCTGATGAATCAGTGTATGCCATAGCGCCTCACGCGGCCCTGCCATACGCATAGCCAGCGGTAACAACGACAGGATTGCCAGATTATGTGGAAACCTTCGGCGAATAGCCTGATAACAATGTACCCTGGCATAATAATGCAGATCACCGGGCTTGGTTACACCCACTGCCGGATGCAACAGAATATGCCCCTGTATATCCTTGGCAACACGCAGGGTTAGTTCTCGATGCATCCGATGCATGGGTCGGCTGGTTTGGAAACCGACCACACGTCGCCAACCCATCTTTTGAAACAGATTACGCAGCTCCTCGGGTGTATCCCAAAGATTCTCAAAGTCAAAATGACCATGCCCCTGAATCCCCTCAATACGACCACCAATATAGGTATCATGCACCTCATCATAGAGATAACGCACACCCGGATGAAGTTCAGATGTTGTGCCGTAGACCTTTTCCGCCTCCAGGCGCTTATCCGGCTGCCAGATATCCTCAATCGTCAGCACGGCAGGCATAAAGCCCTCACCATCACGCAAGGCAATCTGTTGTCCAACCTCAAAACCCGCCGCAACGGCTGCCGGGATGTCCAAAGTGACTGGCATTGGCCATAGCTCCCCGGAAGGTAGACGCATATCCTCAACACAACGATTATAGGCATCTTGCCCCATAAACCCGGTCAAGGGTGAAAATGCGCCATTCATCAATAGCTCAAGGTCACATACCTGACGTTGCGAGAGCGTAACAGAAGGAAAACCCTCCGATATCTGCTTTAATTGTTCACTCCGGTCAGAACCAACTAAC carries:
- a CDS encoding bifunctional sulfate adenylyltransferase/adenylylsulfate kinase, with translation MKFSIPPYGGQLCDLLVGSDRSEQLKQISEGFPSVTLSQRQVCDLELLMNGAFSPLTGFMGQDAYNRCVEDMRLPSGELWPMPVTLDIPAAVAAGFEVGQQIALRDGEGFMPAVLTIEDIWQPDKRLEAEKVYGTTSELHPGVRYLYDEVHDTYIGGRIEGIQGHGHFDFENLWDTPEELRNLFQKMGWRRVVGFQTSRPMHRMHRELTLRVAKDIQGHILLHPAVGVTKPGDLHYYARVHCYQAIRRRFPHNLAILSLLPLAMRMAGPREALWHTLIHQNFGCSHFIVGPHHASPPQSESVDSFYAAQSAQDLVAAHQQDMAIQPVLVEEMKYQLQRKVFLPLSEFKGSEEAALEFTDNELKECLTQNREVPDWFSYPEVIHELRKVCPPRSQQGLTLFFTGLSGAGKSTIAKIVYAKMIESGGRPVTLLDGDVVRLNLSSELGFSKEHRNLNVRRIGFVASQITKNRGVAICAPIAPYAAMRAAARGDCEAHGAFIEVHVATPLDVCESRDRKGLYAKARKGLIPEFTGVSDPYEIPEAPEIRIDTSDLSPMEAAEEVFLYLFQEGYLDLSDD